In Columba livia isolate bColLiv1 breed racing homer chromosome Z, bColLiv1.pat.W.v2, whole genome shotgun sequence, one DNA window encodes the following:
- the HEMGN gene encoding hemogen — translation MESLGKDHAYSDSSLPPSAAREEYAVPDVIITRRLRDRELLRKRKAEAQEKDSIQWVLREQEKTKRQRRGRGARRGRGRQLVVEPSLEPEPELDPQPDPQEEAEPAPSKTAPPEPVHQEQPPMLTIQDPVGGIQLGAVEGELAARSQDFAGEEEVLKAAEGEIPEVLNTPLENDYQDNEYLLF, via the exons ATGGAGAGTTTGGGCAAAGATCATGCTTATTCGGACTCTTCCCTGCCACCATCTGCAGCCCGCGAGGAGTATGCTGTGCCAG ATGTCATCATCACGCGCCGCTTGAGAGATCGGGAGCTGCTCCGGAAAAGAAAAGCGGAAGCCCAGGAGAAAGACTCAATTCAGTGGGTTCTGAG ggagcaggagaaaaccAAACGGCAAAGGAGAGGCAGAGGAGCCAGGCGAGGACGAGGCCGCCAGCTGGTGGTGGAGCCCAGCCTGGAGCCAGAACCGGAGCTGGACCCCCAGCCTGACCCACAGGAGGAGGCTGAGCCAGCGCCATCCAAGACAGCACCACCTGAGCCAGTGCATCAAGAACAGCCACCCATGCTGACCATCCAGGACCCAGTCGGCGGGATTCAACTGGGAGCAGTGGAGGGCGAGCTAGCAGCCAGGAGCCAGGATTTTGCGG GTGAAGAGGAGgtgctgaaagcagcagaaggGGAAATACCAGAAGTTTTGAATACTCCTCTGGAAAATGACTACCAGGATAATGAATACCTTCTATTTTGA